The window CTAATTTAGATTAATGTCAGCTGtggttttctctgctgtttgacTGTTGATACTGCGAGGTGGTTGTAATACAGATATTGTTTGGAGCAATGCCCTCAGGGAAACAGAAAAGATACCTTTACGTACCAAACCTACAGATGTTATTAATGATAACAGTTATGTGTATCAAGGATAGCTTAATCCAGGCCTAATAAACCACCAGGTACAGAGGAGGTTTGATACAGTAACAGCATCTGACCACGGATTAGCCTACttaagcgcacacacacctaatGGTGGTGTTGGTATTCCGATTGATCAGAGCCACAAACATTATGCGCTACTGCAAAACGCAGCAAGACCTCATTCATTATGGAATCCATGGAAACGTTATTATTTAGTCAAAGCATAAtcgtaaaaagcagcataactttaatattacaaaatgaataacCAATTTAACAGTATTAATACagttgttgcattttttttattacagaacAAACATCCTATTACTAAATATGCTGTGAAGAAGAATGATGTCCCCgtcatttctatattttgttCTGAGGCCGACATGAGGCCAGCATTCAAGCTAACAGCTTAGGAACAGCTTTAACATGCTAGTCCAGCTTCTGCCCATGCAAAAAACCCACGGATGGAGCCGCTGGTGACTGTCTACTGGCTTGCCTGCGGAGCCTCCTACAGGGTCACTGCAGACTTATTTGGAATTCCGCTGGCGACAATTTCTCAGGTGGTCCACAATGTTGCGAAGGAAATGATGACCATTATACACAGAGTCATTAATTTCCCCAAaccggaggagatggaggaggttgGGGCTGACTTTGCTCGTCTTACTGGTCATGAGGCATTCCGCTGTGCGGCCGGTGTCATCGATGGGTGCCATGTCAGAGTACTTCCACCTGCCGAACTAATATGTTACATTAACAGGAAACTCTTTCCATCAGTGTTGCTACAGGACATCTGTGATGCAAATGGCAGGCTTTTAGAGGTCTACATTGGGGAGACAGGCTCTGTGCATGACGCACTGATGCAGCGCAGGTCCCTGATGTATCA is drawn from Pungitius pungitius chromosome 11, fPunPun2.1, whole genome shotgun sequence and contains these coding sequences:
- the LOC134132865 gene encoding putative nuclease HARBI1 translates to MEPLVTVYWLACGASYRVTADLFGIPLATISQVVHNVAKEMMTIIHRVINFPKPEEMEEVGADFARLTGHEAFRCAAGVIDGCHVRVLPPAELICYINRKLFPSVLLQDICDANGRLLEVYIGETGSVHDALMQRRSLMYQEALYPPPGYFMLGDGGYPCLQHPVAIMTLYRQPLASHVEARYNRYHARGRNVIERTFGILKTRWRSIFLRALEIRPQFAPKVVGACCILHNICLAEGDILEEVEKRGR